The genomic segment TCAAAGATTACTTCAAGAGGCTTTTTAACTTCAAGAAAGACAAAGATGGCTACTGGAAGTGGTTTGCAGGGAACCTGGCGTCTGGTGGTGCAGCTGGTGCATCATCTCTGCTATTTGTGTACTCTTTAGATTACGCTCGTACCCGTTTGGCCAATGATGCCAAGGCGGCAAAGAAAGGTGGTCAGCGGCAGTTTAATGGCATTACCGACGTGTACAAGAAGACTATAGCCTCTGATGGCATTGTCGGCCTTTACCGTGGTTTCAACATCTCATGTGTTGGAATTATCGTGTACCGTGGGCTTTACTTTGGATTGTATGATTCCTTGAAGCCTGTGGTTTTAGTTGATGGTCTCCAggtacaaaaacaaagaaaactctTCGTTTCAACATATTGAGTCCTCTGTTACTGTTTACTCATTCCTCTAAGCTGTACAGGATAGCTTCCTTGCGAGTTTCTTGCTGGGATGGGGAATTACCATTGGAGCTGGACTTGCGTCTTACCCAATCGACACAGTGCGTAGAAGAATGATGATGACATCAGGTGAAGCAGTGAAGTACAAGAGCTCTCTTCAGGCCTTCTCTCAGATCGTCAAGAACGAAGGGGCCAAGTCACTCTTCAAGGGTGCAGGTGCCAATATCCTCCGTGCTGTTGCTGGGGCTGGTGTGCTCGCCGGCTATGACAAGCTCCAGCTCATTGTGTTGGGCAAGAAGTATGGCTCTGGTGGTGGCTAAATGATGAAGATAATGAAAGATAAGCCCTTAAGGTCTATGAGTGAATAAGTCTGTGTTCCTAAAAATGTTGCTTTA from the Camelina sativa cultivar DH55 chromosome 12, Cs, whole genome shotgun sequence genome contains:
- the LOC104730512 gene encoding ADP,ATP carrier protein 3, mitochondrial-like; amino-acid sequence: MDGAKHPSVFQKLYGQPYLISRLSPSVPAREYGVSDAYVNGGLKSLLQSTNQGVGFSLLPHGSLPVVSVQAPSEKTGTGFLIDFLMGGVSAAVSKTAAAPIERVKLLIQNQDEMIKAGRLSEPYKGISDCFGRTVKDEGMVALWRGNTANVIRYFPTQALNFAFKDYFKRLFNFKKDKDGYWKWFAGNLASGGAAGASSLLFVYSLDYARTRLANDAKAAKKGGQRQFNGITDVYKKTIASDGIVGLYRGFNISCVGIIVYRGLYFGLYDSLKPVVLVDGLQDSFLASFLLGWGITIGAGLASYPIDTVRRRMMMTSGEAVKYKSSLQAFSQIVKNEGAKSLFKGAGANILRAVAGAGVLAGYDKLQLIVLGKKYGSGGG